In Nitrobacteraceae bacterium AZCC 1564, the following proteins share a genomic window:
- a CDS encoding putative MFS family arabinose efflux permease (product_source=COG2814; cath_funfam=1.20.1250.20; cog=COG2814; pfam=PF07690; superfamily=103473; transmembrane_helix_parts=Inside_1_19,TMhelix_20_42,Outside_43_51,TMhelix_52_74,Inside_75_85,TMhelix_86_105,Outside_106_108,TMhelix_109_131,Inside_132_142,TMhelix_143_165,Outside_166_170,TMhelix_171_193,Inside_194_220,TMhelix_221_243,Outside_244_252,TMhelix_253_275,Inside_276_281,TMhelix_282_304,Outside_305_308,TMhelix_309_331,Inside_332_350,TMhelix_351_373,Outside_374_377,TMhelix_378_395,Inside_396_405) translates to MSACQTTTTFTSDQSVPRPFIWLGAIATGVIVTNLFAPQILVGLMGRSLGTTATHAGMVSTLTLLGYAFGLFFLVPLTDIFENKRLIVLTLCSTVIAAACTAVAPTTGFLLTAVFLLGASCSAIQMLVPLVASMARPSERGRVIGDVMSGLMVGILLSRPIASFISDAWNWRGFYVISSVAIAVLAIALSWRLPSLRPKTRMNYLNLLGSYWTLIREEPVLRVRSWTAALSMAAFSAFWAAVALKLAEAPFNLGASGIAIFALAGAAGAVATPVAGRLGDAGHVRVTLCASHALIIISLALSASADLLATRTWSLVALGAGAVVLDLGVTGDQILGRRAINLLRAEARGRLNGMFVGIFFIGGAIGTAAATFAWAHGGWVAVCTVAGAFGLLALITDMATSVGTS, encoded by the coding sequence ATGTCCGCATGCCAAACGACCACCACCTTCACCTCAGACCAGAGCGTTCCGCGCCCATTCATCTGGCTTGGCGCGATCGCCACTGGCGTGATCGTGACCAACCTGTTCGCACCGCAAATTCTTGTCGGTCTGATGGGACGAAGCCTCGGCACGACAGCCACCCATGCGGGCATGGTCAGCACTCTTACCCTACTAGGGTACGCATTCGGGCTGTTTTTTCTGGTGCCCCTCACAGACATTTTCGAGAATAAGCGCCTGATCGTACTCACACTCTGCAGCACGGTCATCGCGGCTGCTTGCACCGCAGTCGCGCCAACCACAGGCTTCCTGCTGACGGCAGTGTTTCTCCTGGGCGCATCCTGTTCGGCAATTCAAATGCTGGTTCCGCTCGTGGCATCGATGGCGCGGCCGTCCGAGCGCGGCCGGGTCATCGGTGATGTCATGAGTGGCCTGATGGTGGGCATCCTGCTGTCACGTCCAATCGCAAGTTTCATTTCGGATGCATGGAACTGGCGTGGCTTCTATGTAATCTCGTCTGTCGCCATCGCTGTCCTCGCCATTGCGTTGTCCTGGCGGTTACCGTCGCTGCGTCCCAAAACGCGGATGAACTACCTAAATCTGCTAGGATCGTATTGGACCTTGATACGTGAAGAGCCCGTGTTGCGGGTTCGCTCTTGGACAGCCGCATTGTCGATGGCCGCGTTTTCCGCATTCTGGGCAGCCGTCGCGCTCAAGCTTGCAGAAGCACCATTCAATCTCGGCGCAAGCGGCATTGCTATTTTTGCGCTCGCTGGAGCAGCCGGCGCTGTCGCAACGCCGGTGGCCGGTCGTCTGGGTGATGCGGGGCACGTTCGCGTCACCCTATGCGCATCTCATGCTCTCATCATCATCTCGCTTGCTCTGTCAGCATCGGCTGACCTTCTCGCAACGCGGACTTGGTCGCTCGTCGCGCTGGGCGCTGGCGCTGTCGTGCTGGATCTCGGTGTGACCGGCGATCAGATACTTGGCAGACGCGCAATTAACCTGTTGCGGGCGGAAGCAAGAGGACGTCTCAATGGAATGTTTGTTGGGATATTCTTTATTGGTGGTGCTATCGGCACAGCGGCTGCAACATTCGCCTGGGCACACGGCGGATGGGTTGCAGTATGTACGGTCGCGGGCGCATTCGGTCTGTTGGCGTTGATCACCGATATGGCAACATCCGTCGGCACATCTTAA
- a CDS encoding putative flavoprotein (TIGR03862 family) (product_source=TIGR03862; cath_funfam=3.50.50.60; cog=COG2081; pfam=PF03486; superfamily=51905; tigrfam=TIGR03862) gives MIKLNVAVIGAGPAGLMAAETLAMNGASVTVYDRMPSIGRKFLLAGRGGLNLTHSEPLEVFLARYGAAMPHLRAALEAFPPDALRDWSEHLGQPTFVGTSGRIFPKAFKASPLLRAWLRRHDQLGVQFALRHTWTGWTENGELRFENSEGEHTVSADATVLALGGGTWPRLGSDGSWVDVLQFKEIASAPLRPANCGFRVAWSDVFRDRYEGHPLKGVTLSSGQHSARGDMIVTRTGIEGGAVYAISAPLREAIDGSGETTLHVALRPDLEISDLVARLSAPRNKQSLSTYLRKQLNLSPVAIGLLQEATIALELYPSTMSAVDLARFINDVPVKLIGTASLERAISTAGGISFDEIDAHFMLRKMPGVFVTGEMLDWEAPTGGYLLQACFATGVAAGRGALAWLASAPDRSR, from the coding sequence GTGATTAAGTTGAACGTTGCCGTGATCGGTGCCGGCCCCGCTGGGCTGATGGCGGCCGAAACTCTCGCGATGAACGGCGCAAGCGTCACGGTCTACGACCGGATGCCTTCGATCGGGCGCAAGTTTCTGTTGGCAGGGCGCGGCGGGCTTAACCTGACCCACAGCGAGCCGCTCGAAGTATTTCTTGCGCGTTACGGCGCGGCGATGCCGCATTTGCGCGCGGCGCTGGAAGCTTTTCCGCCGGACGCCTTGCGCGACTGGAGCGAACACCTCGGCCAGCCAACATTCGTCGGCACAAGCGGCCGCATCTTCCCGAAGGCGTTCAAGGCGTCGCCGTTGTTGCGAGCCTGGTTGCGGCGCCACGATCAGCTGGGCGTGCAGTTCGCTCTGCGTCATACATGGACGGGATGGACGGAGAACGGCGAATTGCGTTTCGAAAACTCCGAAGGCGAGCACACTGTCAGCGCCGACGCCACCGTTCTTGCATTGGGTGGCGGGACCTGGCCGCGTCTTGGATCGGATGGCAGCTGGGTCGATGTGTTGCAATTCAAAGAAATTGCGAGCGCTCCGCTTCGGCCGGCCAATTGCGGCTTCCGTGTTGCATGGTCGGACGTATTTCGTGATCGGTACGAAGGGCATCCTCTCAAGGGCGTGACGCTTTCATCGGGGCAGCATAGCGCGCGCGGCGATATGATCGTTACACGAACCGGCATCGAGGGCGGGGCGGTTTATGCAATCTCCGCGCCCTTGCGTGAGGCGATTGACGGCTCGGGTGAGACAACCCTGCATGTGGCCCTGCGACCTGATCTCGAGATATCAGATCTCGTTGCCAGATTGAGCGCACCGCGTAACAAACAGTCGCTTTCGACATATCTTCGAAAGCAGTTGAATCTTTCGCCTGTAGCCATCGGTCTGCTGCAGGAAGCGACCATTGCCTTGGAGTTGTATCCGTCCACGATGTCGGCCGTGGACCTCGCGCGATTCATCAACGACGTTCCCGTTAAATTGATCGGGACTGCGTCCCTTGAGCGCGCCATTTCCACGGCGGGGGGGATCTCGTTCGATGAAATCGATGCGCATTTCATGCTTCGCAAAATGCCCGGCGTTTTTGTCACGGGTGAGATGCTCGACTGGGAGGCTCCAACTGGCGGTTATCTGCTCCAGGCATGCTTTGCAACGGGAGTGGCTGCGGGACGTGGTGCGCTCGCCTGGCTAGCCAGCGCACCTGATCGCTCAAGATAA
- a CDS encoding NAD(P)-dependent dehydrogenase (short-subunit alcohol dehydrogenase family) (product_source=COG1028; cath_funfam=3.40.50.720; cog=COG1028; pfam=PF00106; superfamily=51735) — protein sequence MAIRFDGRVAVVTGAGAGLGRAHALGLAKLGARLVVNDMGAARDGSGGSASPAEEVVEEIRKAGGEAIVNGADVSSYEQVKDMVAQATAKWGSVDLMVANAGILRDKSFGKMEPDDFAKVVSVHLTGTFNCCKAVWDGMKERNYGRIVVTTSSSGMFGNFGQANYGAAKAGIVGLMNVLAEEGRKNNIRVNTISPTAATRMTEGLIPPDALALMKPEAITPAVMYLLSEDAPTRTIMGAGAGSFAVIKIVETEGLNLPQSEWTPDAVAANFEKIADMSKARDLGGAFFQTYKYVEQAAKAAGIKLPPMGA from the coding sequence ATGGCAATCAGGTTCGATGGACGCGTTGCAGTCGTGACGGGCGCGGGCGCAGGCCTCGGACGAGCGCATGCGCTTGGCTTGGCCAAGCTCGGTGCCCGTCTTGTTGTCAATGATATGGGCGCCGCGCGTGACGGTAGCGGCGGATCGGCTAGCCCGGCTGAGGAGGTTGTAGAAGAGATCCGCAAGGCTGGTGGCGAGGCGATCGTGAACGGCGCCGATGTTTCCAGCTACGAGCAGGTCAAGGACATGGTCGCGCAAGCCACCGCGAAGTGGGGCAGTGTTGACTTGATGGTCGCGAACGCCGGAATTCTGCGCGATAAATCCTTCGGCAAGATGGAGCCAGATGATTTCGCCAAGGTTGTAAGCGTTCATCTCACGGGGACATTCAACTGCTGCAAGGCAGTGTGGGACGGCATGAAGGAGCGCAACTACGGCCGCATCGTCGTCACCACGTCATCATCGGGCATGTTTGGTAATTTCGGTCAGGCGAACTACGGTGCAGCGAAGGCTGGCATCGTCGGCTTGATGAATGTGCTGGCCGAAGAAGGTCGCAAGAACAATATCCGCGTCAACACCATATCGCCGACGGCGGCGACGCGCATGACGGAAGGCTTGATTCCCCCGGATGCGTTGGCTCTCATGAAGCCGGAGGCGATTACGCCCGCGGTGATGTATCTGCTGAGCGAGGACGCGCCGACACGTACGATCATGGGAGCAGGTGCAGGCTCGTTTGCTGTGATCAAGATTGTGGAGACCGAAGGTCTTAATCTGCCTCAGTCAGAATGGACGCCGGATGCTGTCGCAGCAAACTTCGAAAAGATTGCAGACATGTCGAAGGCCCGCGATCTCGGCGGCGCCTTCTTCCAGACCTACAAATATGTCGAGCAGGCTGCGAAAGCCGCAGGCATCAAACTGCCGCCGATGGGCGCGTGA
- a CDS encoding acyl dehydratase (product_source=COG2030; cath_funfam=3.10.129.10; cog=COG2030; pfam=PF01575; superfamily=54637), with product MGVAMDREDYLKLAGTELGVSGWHTVDQKQIDQFAHATNDHQFIHVDPERAKRETPFGGTIAHGFLSLSLLSSMAYEAMPTLNGTAMSINYGFDKVRFLAPVRAGSRVRARFVMSEATMRSPKELLARTAVTLEIENEQKPALVADWLALHIFN from the coding sequence ATGGGCGTTGCAATGGACCGCGAGGATTATCTGAAGCTCGCGGGGACCGAGCTTGGAGTGTCAGGGTGGCATACGGTTGATCAAAAGCAGATTGATCAGTTCGCCCACGCGACCAACGACCATCAATTCATTCACGTCGATCCGGAGCGTGCGAAGCGCGAGACGCCGTTTGGCGGAACGATCGCGCATGGCTTCCTGTCGTTGTCGCTCTTGTCCTCCATGGCATATGAGGCGATGCCGACCCTCAACGGCACAGCGATGTCGATCAATTATGGATTCGATAAGGTTCGATTTCTAGCGCCTGTGCGTGCGGGCTCACGCGTGCGCGCGCGATTTGTGATGTCCGAAGCAACCATGAGATCGCCGAAGGAATTGCTGGCGCGGACAGCGGTCACGCTGGAGATTGAGAATGAACAGAAGCCGGCTTTGGTCGCTGACTGGCTCGCATTGCACATCTTCAACTAA
- a CDS encoding acetyl-CoA synthetase (product_source=KO:K01895; cath_funfam=2.30.38.10,3.30.300.30,3.40.50.980; cog=COG0365; ko=KO:K01895; pfam=PF00501,PF13193; superfamily=56801) has protein sequence MTTFRDARGFLLKHRTDYDTAVRDFRWPEEPQFNWALDWFDAGLATDPASKDRTALWIVDVAANTETKLTFSELSRRSNQTANFLRDLGLKRGDHLLLLLGNVVPLWETMLAAMKLGVVVIPATTLLTADELRDRLDRGKAKVVVASQDQVTKFEGLGGEGFTRIVVAATSDHRGWRRFEDAAKYPETFAPDGPTGANDPMLLYFTSGTTAKPKLVLHSHRSYPVGALSTMYWLGLQPGDIHLNISSPGWAKHAWSCFFSPWNAGATIFICNQPRFDAKSLLATVARCGVTTLCAPPTVWRLFIQEQLADYKVSVREVCGAGEPLNPEVIDQVKAAWGLTIRDGYGQTETTALAGNSPGQPVKVGSMGRPLPGYKVRVTDADGNLAKEGEIRLVLGADRPAGLMLGYQGEDGEPKGADGETYQTGDVAFLDDDGYLTFVGRSDDVFKSSDYRISPFELESVLLEHDFVAEAAVVPTPDPIRLALPKAYVSLVSGTAVSRETALSIFQYTHSRLAPFKRIRRIELVSELPKTISGKIRRVQLRRLEHEDDRKDPMRGHEFREEDFPELQASVPNPKFAS, from the coding sequence ATGACGACGTTCCGGGACGCGCGCGGCTTTCTCCTCAAGCACCGCACTGATTACGACACAGCCGTCCGGGACTTTCGTTGGCCTGAGGAGCCCCAGTTCAACTGGGCGCTCGACTGGTTCGACGCCGGGCTGGCCACGGATCCGGCGAGCAAAGATCGCACCGCGCTCTGGATTGTCGACGTTGCGGCCAACACCGAAACCAAGCTGACATTCAGCGAGCTCTCGCGGCGATCCAACCAGACCGCGAATTTCCTTCGCGATCTCGGATTGAAGCGCGGCGATCATCTGTTGCTGCTGCTCGGCAACGTTGTGCCGTTGTGGGAGACCATGCTTGCCGCCATGAAGCTCGGTGTTGTGGTGATTCCGGCGACGACGCTCCTGACTGCCGACGAGCTTCGTGATCGCCTTGATCGTGGTAAGGCGAAAGTCGTGGTGGCTTCGCAGGATCAGGTCACCAAGTTCGAAGGTCTTGGCGGCGAAGGATTTACAAGGATCGTTGTCGCAGCGACATCTGACCACAGGGGTTGGCGGCGTTTTGAAGATGCAGCCAAATATCCCGAGACGTTTGCACCGGATGGACCGACAGGAGCTAACGATCCGATGCTGCTGTACTTCACATCCGGTACAACGGCGAAACCAAAGCTCGTGCTGCATAGCCATCGCAGCTATCCGGTTGGGGCGCTGTCAACGATGTACTGGCTCGGACTTCAGCCGGGGGACATCCACCTCAACATTTCCTCGCCGGGATGGGCCAAGCACGCGTGGAGCTGCTTCTTCTCGCCCTGGAATGCGGGCGCGACCATCTTCATTTGCAATCAGCCGCGTTTCGACGCGAAGAGCTTGCTCGCGACTGTTGCCCGCTGCGGCGTGACGACGCTCTGCGCCCCGCCGACTGTCTGGCGACTATTCATCCAGGAGCAGCTCGCGGACTACAAGGTGTCCGTACGAGAAGTCTGCGGGGCAGGCGAACCGCTCAATCCCGAAGTCATCGATCAGGTGAAGGCTGCCTGGGGGCTGACCATTCGCGACGGTTACGGCCAGACCGAAACCACGGCGCTTGCGGGCAACTCGCCGGGGCAACCCGTGAAGGTTGGATCAATGGGGCGTCCGTTGCCAGGCTACAAAGTCAGGGTCACGGACGCCGATGGCAATCTTGCGAAAGAGGGGGAAATCCGCCTGGTTCTCGGTGCGGATCGGCCGGCGGGATTGATGCTTGGTTATCAAGGCGAGGATGGCGAACCTAAAGGCGCCGACGGCGAGACTTATCAGACCGGAGATGTCGCGTTTCTTGACGACGACGGTTATCTGACATTCGTTGGTCGTTCGGACGACGTTTTCAAATCGTCCGATTACCGCATCAGTCCGTTCGAACTCGAGAGCGTATTGCTCGAGCACGATTTTGTTGCCGAGGCTGCAGTGGTGCCGACACCAGATCCAATCCGCCTTGCGCTTCCGAAGGCTTATGTGTCGCTGGTCTCGGGCACGGCGGTCTCGCGAGAGACTGCGCTGTCGATTTTCCAATACACACATTCACGCCTTGCGCCGTTCAAGCGAATCCGCCGCATCGAACTGGTGTCGGAATTGCCGAAGACAATTTCCGGTAAGATTCGCCGCGTGCAGCTTCGTCGTCTGGAGCACGAAGATGACCGCAAGGATCCCATGCGCGGTCACGAATTCAGAGAAGAGGACTTTCCAGAACTACAGGCTAGTGTCCCGAATCCGAAGTTCGCCTCATAA
- a CDS encoding 3-hydroxyisobutyrate dehydrogenase (product_source=KO:K00020; cath_funfam=1.10.1040.10,3.40.50.720; cog=COG2084; ko=KO:K00020; pfam=PF03446,PF14833; superfamily=48179,51735; tigrfam=TIGR01692) — translation MASIAFIGLGNMGGPMAANLVKAGHKVQGFDLVQASRDAAKADGVTIAASAADAVKNAEIVITMLPAGKHVLTVWKEIVPLVGKNTLMIDCSTIDVESARHAHDYAKEHNLPSIDAPVSGGTGGAKNATLTFMAGGDAYAFAAAKPILENMGKKIVHCGEAGAGQAAKICNNMILAISMIGVSEAFALAEKLGLSHQALFDVASTSSGQCWSLTTYCPVPGPVPTSPANNDYKPGFAAALMLKDLRLSQEAAKSAGAVTPLGAHAESIYDAFEKAGHGGVDFSGIIKHVRTLAK, via the coding sequence ATGGCAAGCATCGCATTCATTGGTCTGGGCAATATGGGTGGCCCGATGGCTGCCAACCTCGTGAAGGCAGGGCACAAGGTTCAAGGCTTTGACCTTGTGCAGGCGTCTAGGGATGCTGCGAAAGCGGACGGTGTGACTATCGCTGCCAGCGCGGCTGATGCGGTGAAGAACGCGGAAATCGTCATTACCATGTTGCCCGCAGGCAAGCATGTTCTAACCGTGTGGAAGGAGATCGTTCCCTTAGTCGGCAAGAACACGCTGATGATCGATTGTTCAACCATTGATGTGGAAAGCGCGCGCCACGCCCACGACTACGCAAAGGAACACAATTTGCCGTCGATCGACGCGCCGGTCTCGGGCGGTACTGGTGGCGCGAAGAACGCGACGCTGACATTCATGGCCGGCGGTGATGCCTACGCGTTCGCGGCGGCCAAGCCTATTCTGGAAAATATGGGCAAGAAGATCGTGCATTGCGGCGAGGCAGGCGCAGGGCAGGCGGCCAAGATCTGCAACAACATGATCCTCGCTATCTCCATGATTGGCGTGTCGGAAGCATTCGCTCTCGCCGAGAAACTCGGTCTTTCGCATCAGGCTTTGTTCGATGTGGCGTCGACCTCATCGGGCCAGTGCTGGTCGCTGACCACCTATTGTCCGGTGCCGGGTCCGGTTCCTACATCGCCCGCGAACAATGATTACAAGCCTGGATTTGCGGCTGCACTGATGTTGAAAGACCTTCGTCTCTCGCAGGAAGCTGCGAAGTCGGCGGGGGCCGTCACGCCGCTCGGTGCGCATGCTGAGAGCATTTACGATGCTTTCGAGAAAGCCGGGCATGGCGGCGTCGACTTTTCGGGAATTATCAAGCACGTGCGGACTCTGGCGAAGTAG
- a CDS encoding enoyl-CoA hydratase (product_source=KO:K01692; cath_funfam=3.90.226.10; cog=COG1024; ko=KO:K01692; pfam=PF16113; superfamily=52096) yields the protein MKAPLAAVNNVDGDLVVRREGAAGILRLNRPKAINALTLDMTRGIVTALDSFETDPGVSLVLLEGAGERGLCAGGDIRGLYESAKVGGNLGAVFWREEYILNARIPVYPKPYVAYMDGLVMGGGVGLSAHGPHRIVTEKTKIAMPEVGLGFFPDVGGTWLLSHTPGELGTYYALTGQPMSGADATYAGVADVLINSTDWPALRDALANAPLRASATDVRTIMQSYAVKDVAASIEQHREHIDRLFAFDTMEEIVAALKQDGSEFALATLKALSDKSPIGLKVTLQLLRLGRTSKSLKECLVREYSAALVVFESAEFIEGVRAAVIDKDRNPKWSPARLEDVTPEMVDKYFEPHKKYQLVFPD from the coding sequence ATGAAAGCGCCCCTTGCTGCCGTGAATAACGTAGATGGGGATCTGGTTGTCCGCCGCGAGGGTGCTGCCGGAATTCTCCGTCTCAACCGCCCTAAGGCCATCAATGCCCTGACCCTCGACATGACACGAGGCATCGTCACCGCGCTTGATAGCTTTGAAACCGATCCCGGTGTCTCGCTGGTGCTGTTGGAAGGTGCGGGCGAACGTGGATTGTGCGCTGGAGGCGATATCCGCGGGCTTTACGAAAGCGCGAAGGTCGGCGGCAATCTCGGCGCTGTATTCTGGCGCGAGGAATACATCCTGAACGCGCGCATCCCGGTCTATCCAAAGCCTTATGTCGCTTACATGGACGGACTGGTGATGGGTGGCGGCGTCGGTCTTTCCGCGCATGGTCCGCATCGCATCGTCACCGAGAAGACGAAGATCGCGATGCCTGAAGTTGGCCTCGGCTTCTTTCCGGATGTCGGAGGTACGTGGTTGTTGTCCCACACGCCCGGCGAACTCGGGACTTACTACGCGCTGACTGGCCAGCCGATGAGCGGGGCGGACGCCACATATGCGGGCGTCGCTGACGTCTTGATCAATTCTACCGATTGGCCGGCGCTGCGCGATGCGCTGGCCAATGCACCATTGCGCGCGAGTGCGACCGATGTTCGCACCATCATGCAGAGTTATGCGGTGAAAGATGTTGCCGCCTCGATTGAGCAACATCGTGAACATATCGATCGGTTGTTTGCTTTTGACACGATGGAGGAGATCGTCGCTGCGCTGAAGCAGGATGGCTCCGAGTTCGCGCTGGCGACTTTGAAAGCGCTGTCCGACAAGTCGCCGATCGGATTGAAGGTGACGTTGCAGCTGCTGCGGCTTGGCCGTACGTCGAAATCGCTGAAGGAATGCCTTGTTCGCGAATATAGTGCGGCTCTCGTTGTCTTTGAAAGCGCGGAATTTATCGAAGGTGTTCGCGCGGCGGTGATCGACAAAGACCGTAATCCCAAATGGTCTCCGGCGCGTCTAGAAGACGTGACGCCCGAGATGGTCGATAAGTACTTTGAGCCACACAAGAAATATCAGCTGGTGTTTCCAGACTGA